Sequence from the Denticeps clupeoides chromosome 20, fDenClu1.1, whole genome shotgun sequence genome:
ACAGGCGGCACGGCACCCAGCGACTGGCGCGGCGTCGGCTTTCCAGGCCTCTCCTTCAGCGCAGTGGCGGCCTGCAGCAtcagaggagagaaggaggttTCAACTGATTATTACCTCGTCAGACGATGGTAATAATAACTGGACAACGTGATCGCCATGCTCGATCACGCGCTTTATAAATACGGTCTGTAATTATCCATACTAATTTACTGCGCTCTGATACATGAAGTGATAAAGAGCCTGTTCTGAAACCCAAAACTCCTGGCCTAAAACACTCtcaggtcaaagttcacagGCCTCTGGGCTGCACATTAATCCACCGCAGGAGAGCCAAGCTGTCAGATATAGAAAGCACAGAGTTATCTAATTGAGTACCACTCAAAGGCTGCTGAAATagttaaaatatttcaatatttcaataattaattcaaatcatagaaatatattataaaataaaataatcaatatataCCTTGTTATCTTAATGTTAACTTATTTATCTGAAACCAGTTTAGTATTTTCAATTAGTATTTTAagccttttttgtgtgtatttttcaaCTCTTATTTTATGGCTTATAACACTTAAATGCtttcatttctatttaattttattattattttattgcattgtttggTGTCTATTGAAATCAGCAGGAaaggtgcaaaataaataaagaaaaatccaTTTTCAAACAGTGAACTCTGTTGAAGTTGTTAAAATTTGTTAGAATTGCACTAAATTGACAGGACTTGTCAGTGCTGGTTTGGCCGTTCATCATCAGTACTGGTCACATGACTCACTCACAGTGGGCGGCGAGGCGGCGGACTGCAGCCCAAGGGTCAGGTTGGGCAGAGAGGGTGAGGAGTAGAGGGTCAGCAGCGCCAGAGAACCCTCCGACTTCAGGAGCCTCGGCTGGAACGATAAGAGAATGAGAAATGAAGATTAGTataatgcagtggtggcctagtggttaaggaagcggccccgtaatcagaaggtagccggttagaatcccgagctgctgaggtgccactgaataaagcaccgtccccacacactgctccctgggcgcctgtcatggctacccactgctcactaagggtgatcaGAACATGAAAGTActttgtaagtcgttctggataaggccaaatgccttaaatgtagcTCTTCAAGAATGAAAAATAGTTGCAGTTTCCTGTCGTTTTAATCTTGTGTAAAGAAACACCAATGTGATCAAGACagatcctgtgtgtgtttatagccACATCTAATTAGGCTGAAATTGATCTGAATGCCTGGATGGTGAGCAATGACGCAAAATAGGCAAAAAATAGCCTTGTATTAGATTAATGGATTCAAAACAAGCTGGCTGCAATACTGAGGCTAGACCCCGTCTTaacgaaaaaaaatgtatttctgttgatAGATATGGATATATGGTATATAACTGATACCGTGGCTGTTGTATATATGGCTCTCTACTGTATGTTGTATTGTATTCTAAATCACTGGCCAGAGACAAATTCCTTGAGGGTGCGctaacatacttggccaataagcataattgtgattctgatccagttctacaccaGACATGTGCTGCTGGGCCTTTAAGGGGGATTTAGTGCCACATCGGGGTTAGTCTGGCTCTGTGCTACTCTGTTGAGAACAGTGCTTGGCACTGGAGTTCTGCAGAATTTTCAGCTcagaggtgtgtatgtgtgtgtgtgtgtgtgtgtgtgtgtgtgacataacCCACTGTAACGTGACCCTGCCACCGATTTAGAACAGAGGTAACGGTACGGATTTAGCTGCCTGCACTGCAGTCTCCACCCCGCCTAGAGGAGAGCtgcttgatgtgtgtgtgagactttgATATGATatcatctttgtgtgtgtgtgtgtgtgtgtgtgctcttatCCTATTGCATATTAAACTGCAGACCCATAATGCACCTGAAAGGTCCTCTGGTGATAAGAAAGCAacaatggcagaaaaaaaacacaaaaaataataacaccagtgtgtgtttgtttgtttccttgtGTGTGAATTCCAGGACCACATGGGGGGGGTCCGACTGTGACCAACAGCTGTGATAGTAATTATgctggaatacacacacacccgtgcacacacatacataacacacacacacacacacactcacagtcatgcacacacatatgtgcAATGCAAAAACGGTGTTGTGTAGCTGCATAATTTCATTGGAGAGAGAATAAAAGcacaggaggtggaggagcgaGAGCCGGGGAGCTGTGCGGCTCTGTGGAGTTGGGGGTTGTGGAGAGGAAATGCCTGGGCAGAACATCACAGAACAGAGACGACCAAACGGCACAGGCTCCTCCTCCCTGCCTCCAATCCTCCAACCCCCACCAGTAGCCAgccagccaaacacacacacacacacacatcacacagcagGACTATTCTGTCCCATACCTCAAGATGAATGGCGCTCGGACGGTGTGATGTCACATTTTCTGTGCTGCAGAAGCCAATGGGAGAGCTGGACCCGGACCCCGGTGTGCTGTCATTGGCTGAAGTGTCTGTAATTGGTCAGATCCAAATAACCAATTAGACGCGcagtgataatttttttataacgataatacaaaaaaaagtcactgcAAGCAAGCATTCTACAAAAAACTGTTTGTGTGCGCAACGTTTCTAAAAcaggattatttatttatcgtaCACTTGCAAATGTGCCCAAGTCAGCTGTTCTTGAAATAAAAAGTCCTTTTCAGGATGTTCTGCCTTGTTCAGATTTAAGATTTGCTGTGTTATgtgaatgtatttatatatttttgggcAGAGTGTCGCACCGCTCGGCTCCAGTCCGCGGATCCGGTGTGGCGCGACCAGAACGCTGCCGTCTCGCCTCCTTTGGATCGGGCCGCTCCGACGTTCCGACACCTTCTGCTTCAGCCTGGAGCGCACCTTCAGATTCGGCTCAGaggctgcagaaacacacacacacacacacacacacttctatcAGCCAGGACCCAACAATGCTTGGGAAGGTGAGTCTCTAGTTAgggtcagccaatcacagcacagcacaggggcAGCAGTTGAAATGAACTGACACAGGCACAGGAGTGTATCCCacccacccatacacacacacacacacacttccaacaACAGCATAGACATCACTTAACACACAGCAGCATGATTACAGGacagatgcaaacacacacacacaggcattaaTCTGAAGTGATGAAAGCGaagtaatcacacacacacacacacacacacagatgtggagGATATTAATCAGCACTGCTGAGATGAACCCCAACCAAACACACTCAAAAGAAAGGCGGAGCTGAAATTGTACATTAGAATCTGTTTTCATCATTAGTGTTCCTCTTTATTCGCAGATTACTGAAGGACGGCCCCCTTTTTCACTGGCTGTCAGTGCGCAGAGCGGGGAACGTTGAACGGACGATGCGAGATCCGTCGATCAGCTTCTGTTCGGGTTTCAGGCCCTTCCCACTCTGGACAAATAAAACCGTTTTGGGGGGTGAGGATACCACATAAATATTGACGCAGCCATTAGCGGGCAGGATTTACACGACTTTAACTCAGAGGGAAAATACGCGGCCGGGCGTGGTGTTTATGTTGAGCGGGGTCATTAAAGGGCCGACTTCCCTACGCAAACACACCTGTACGGTTTTACATATGCCGAGCCAGAGAGTGGCAGGGTTAAAGTTCAACCGGCCCGTGTGACACACACAGTCGGGTGCCAGATCACCTcaatattaattaatgaattaattttctTACGTCGTTAAATTAcccattcttttttctttaattcgTTTGTTCTATATTACAGTCCTGCACGCCATGGTTTGAAAGAAAATGTGCGTAATGTCATTATAGAACCATCTTGATGTCATAAGCGGTTCTCAAGAACCCGTCCCAGGGCCGCCAGTCAGGAGCCAGTTTATCTGAGCACCAGGATTAGAATAATCCTTCAGATCTGGACAATATATGGCCCTCGTCTCAGAGCTGCATTTTAAACCCCCACCCATGTTCTTATTAATATCAGATGATGATCATCTAAAGACATGCAGCACAATTAATTTGAGAGATTCAAGAGGATTTTAATGTCAAATTATGAAATTGAATTTTTAATAGTGTTAGGGTGCAGAATATGCCATTCCACAGTTTACTCGATTTTGTAAGAAAGGTTGCACATATGGTCACGTTGATACCCATCTCTACACTGACCAGGTGTGAGCGACTTTAATTTGAACATGATGGTACCAACGCTGATGTTTCTCGTGAGTTCCTGTGGCGACGCCATAGTGGACGTCTGGACGAAACCAGCCGAGCTACAGCAGATGgataaaaagcaaaaaggagAGACGGACCCCCCCCGTCCCCCATGGGTTGGGGGATGCAGTGGTATTCCAGCAGGAACCCGAGACCACAGCCGAAATTCCATAAAAACTCAGGCTGGATGGATACCAGACCTATTTTTAAACTTCCCTTGAAAAGGACCCGGCCTTTTCTCCTTCCACTGCACCTCGGCTGTATTGTGTTTCTCTGTAAATCTGCTGTATTTATGAAGTTATGTGGAAACGTTGCTCTGCTTTGATGTCCATGCCTGCTGCATCTAAGGCTCTTATCAACTGAGAAAGACCAGAAAAGCTCATGTCTTATCGGACAGACACCACGTTTAAAAATCCAAAACATCAGCTGCACATGGCAAGTCGGCCCGGGGCGCAGcgggggtcaaagttcaactgACGGCATTAACCAGCTCAGTTTTAGAGCACAGGAGACGCAATGACGCAGCACACAGCCCACAGCAACACCCCTGCTGTGGCCATTTTGGGGACAGGGTGACCCTTCTCCCCCTCCCTGATGAGGGGAAACGGTCTCTGCCCCCTCACTACCCCTTGGCACCCCGTCCCGTTAACCTCTCCTCCTCATAATTGATTGCAAAAGTGGGTATGGGTGCCCCGAGGGTCTGAGGGGATGCAGCGCTGGCATCCTCACCCCTGAAGGTAAACACAGGCTCATTAGAGTTCACCCACGGTCAGCACGTGCCGTGACACGGACAAACTCTGACCTCCGTGATTAAATATTGTCGGGACTCATCTGCAAACATTTAGGCAGAGTCATCACTGTTGTGGGTCATCGGTGAtgataaaagggaaaaaaaaaagttttatctgAATATTTTGGTTCTCTGAATACCCAATTTTTCATAAATTGCCTTTACCTTACAACCTACAAAACCTGACGGCTGATAATCAAGTCAACACCAGTCAGCATGGACTCAAATGCCTTTTTGTTCCCTTGCTGAAATGCAATGTCTCACTCCTATGTgcaacctttgacctttgactcACCGGTCTTCCTGAGTGGGAAGTCACCCCTTGTCTCGGGGCTGCTGGGCAGGGGCGATTTGAAAGTAGGGGGGGTCTCCCCTAAGGGCGGAGAGCTCTGCTCCATGGACATGTGCTGGGTGGCCCTGTGTGAGAAAAGGCATCAGGCTGATGCATCTTTCATTTTCAGGTGCAACTCATAAAGCTTTTACATCACACAACAGTCCCTCAGGTACCCATCCTTGGTCCAGTAATTTTTTTGTCGTCTTGGCAGTGACCGCCAGTGTATACTTTCTTTTACGCAATTTCTCCCTGATGAAGTGAACGTGTAACACCATTTAAACATAGAAGCTTCATGAACTGAATGTGAGATTGTTCAAACGAAACGAGGCCAGGCTACCTGCTGCTCTCAGACCTGATTTAAGGCCCCCCGCTAGTTTTTAAGCTTTTAATGCCAGTTCAGCAGGCTAGTCAAGTAAGTAAAGAGAGTAAAACCATCCTGGTTGCTCTCAGGgttctttctgtttgttttcattaacaGGTTTAATTGTCTCTCAATACAATTCAATAATTTAGTCTGTAAAATAAGCAAGGGGGCAACCAGAGATTGAAATTAATTACCATTAAAATGTTAGAGAGGGTGTAAGTGAGGCTACATACATGTACCAGATTTTGGACGGATGGGGCAGAGGTTGACCTGGGCTGCCGACGCTTGGGTCTTTGGCCAGTTTACTCAGCAGAAAGTCATGAAGCTTCTGTCTGACCTCAGTACTGGCCGTCGCACCTGAAAAGAAAACCTCTTGTTTGATCTGCCTCACAAAGACCAAAATGCAGTGAGCAAACAGGCTTCatctgaaatgatgaaatgGCCCCACCCAGTGGACAGATGAGGGTGGTGAGGAGAAAATTAGGTCTTGGTCGGACAAACACCTAAAGCCAGATTTACTCCAACGCTGCTGTGACCTGATTCCCATTTTTTCCAATAGATCAGACTGATCTGATCAGCAGGACTCAACTTCAACAGTCCCACTGACCCCAGAACTGGCAAAAGGCCAGATTTGGACTGATTGGAATGATGGAAAGGTACATGGTGAGACGTATGATGTCTGAGACATCAGCAGTGAGGGGCACACTTCATATGGTAACAATTCTGCAAGGTTATACCACATCATATTTGTTCACAGAGAGACAGCTCTGATTGGTCCTTACTCTCTCTGCTGCGCTCGTTCTTTCGATTTGTGAGGAGCGGCGGCTGCTCATTCATCTGGTGCTCCTGTTCTTCCACATGCTCATGCTCCTCCTGCCCCGGCTCCTCCTCAACCTCCAGCCGGTGCGACTCCGACAAgacctcctgctgctgccgtAAAGCCAGCAGAGCCTGAGACAAGAGAGAACAGATGACATAAAAACCACCTCGACAGTCTCCATATGTGGAGATGTTACTGGTTTTAAATGGTCTCAGTATAAATTTGCCAGTTGATCACATGCTCACCATCAATGACACATTCATTTGACCAGTCATGCAAGTGTCCGTCTGGCAGGTGGACTGACCTTGACGTGCTCCTGCAGCTGGGCCTGGTGCTGCCGCAGCAGGTTCTGGTGCTGCTTGTGGAACTCGGAGATCAGCAGCTGTTTCTGGATGTGCTGCTGCCGCTGGATCAGTGCCAGCTCCTTCTGCAGCTGCCACTCCCAGTCGTCTGATTCCCGCTCCCAGCAGCGCATCCCAGACTGCACTGCAGCTCCGCCAGCTGCCGTACTCACACCTACAGATGcaccaacaacacaaacacatcaccaggaaattaattacaaataacATCCACACAtcaaaaacaccaacacaccaacTACAAATAACATCCACGCATCAACAACACACCAACTACAAATAACATCCAGACATCAACAACACACCAACTACAAATAATATCCACATATCAACAACACCAACACATCAACTACAAATAAAATCCACACATCAACAACACCCACACAGCAACTACAAATAACATCAACAACACCAAAGCATAAACTACAAATAAAATCCACACATCGACAATACAGACACATCAACTACAAATAACATCCATCAACAAATTCCCTGAGTGTTTAaatgtctgatggcctgtggaaagaagatATTGCATAGTCTGGCAGGGAGGGCCCGGATGCTTCGGTACCTTCttccggatggcaggagggtgaaaaGTACATGTGAGTGGAGTGTAGAgttcttcacaatgctggtggcttatctgatgcagcgtgtggtaaatgtccattatggagggaagagatcTTCACATGATCTTGAAATGATCTtctcttctcagctgtcctcactatccactgcagggtcttgcggtccaatgcagtgcagttcccaaaatcagacagtgatgcagcaagccagaatgctctcaatagcccccctatagaaggtggtgaggatgggtggtgagagatgggctttcctcagcctccgcaggaagtagaaatgctgctgggctttcttggctgttgaggtGGTGTTGAGAGCCCAGGAGAGGCTCTCCTTTCCACACAAGATCCATTGATGTTCATTGGTCCCTCCGTTCTCTtatgaagtcaacaatcatctctttagTTTTatccacgttcagaaacagattcttgaccttacaccagtttgtcattgcacctcctctctgtacactgCCTCATCGTTCTTGCTGTGTTATcggtgaacttgatgatgtggctTGATGAGTTGTGGGttagcagggtgaacagcattatactgagcacacagccctgaggagctccagtgctccctgctggagatgctgttcccaatcTGGACAAACTGAGGTCTCCAAGATCCACttcaagatccagttgcagagggaggtgttcaggcccagggGGCTCAGCTTCACatccaggtgctgaggaatgatggtattgaatgctgaactgaagtacAGCATTTGTACATATTAGTCCTTATTTCCCAGGAAGGTGAGAGtaagatgcagggtggtggcgatggcattGTCCGTTTGGACGATTGCAGTTGGTCCAAGGTGGAGGGCAGCAACTTCTTcttatgtttcatgaccagcctctcaaaacacttcatcatgatgggtgtaaatgCAACGGGATGGTATACATCAACTACAAACCGCACATGAACAATTCCAACACATCAACAACAAACAATAGACACACATCAACAACCTCAATTACAAATAACAACCACACATCAACTACAaataacaaacacacatcagcTACACCAGCTACAAATAACAGCAACACATGAACTACAAGcaacaaaaatgtcacaaaaacatcaaagacaaacataaaacaacaaccaccaacctacaacacacacaccaatgcaCAACAACACATAGCAGCtcatataaaaaacatttaatcaatccacattcatgttttgcagactttattttatttcttgtctATTATGAACATGTTTGGAAAAGtgctttatacacacacaaaaaagattcCTGTTCATAGGCCCTTTGTGAGGA
This genomic interval carries:
- the LOC114769916 gene encoding histone deacetylase 9-B-like isoform X2; protein product: MLQTVYEGEMRISPDWRQKVLDDDGVSRELNGSGVSTAAGGAAVQSGMRCWERESDDWEWQLQKELALIQRQQHIQKQLLISEFHKQHQNLLRQHQAQLQEHVKALLALRQQQEVLSESHRLEVEEEPGQEEHEHVEEQEHQMNEQPPLLTNRKNERSRESATASTEVRQKLHDFLLSKLAKDPSVGSPGQPLPHPSKIWATQHMSMEQSSPPLGETPPTFKSPLPSSPETRGDFPLRKTASEPNLKVRSRLKQKVSERRSGPIQRRRDGSVLVAPHRIRGLEPSDTSANDSTPGSGSSSPIGFCSTENVTSHRPSAIHLEPRLLKSEGSLALLTLYSSPSLPNLTLGLQSAASPPTAATALKERPGKPTPRQSLGAVPPVSLETKVNNSQQALLQHILMKDHMRQQKMLPPGNSAVPALPVSPLVLKDRSTSSSRPRLPRQHRPLNRTQSAPLPHSTLAHLVLQQQHHSFVEKQKQLHQQVHLSQILRQPSTHLTEDDDKATMGDVLPPGGVIRHHGLSSTGGGNRGHTLIETQFTGIKVKEEHLSDSDAEMEEGGRRKDGENCRLLTEMKSEAEEGGAMTED
- the LOC114769916 gene encoding histone deacetylase 9-B-like isoform X1, which gives rise to MLQTVYEGEMRISPDWRQKVLDDDGVSRELNGSGVSTAAGGAAVQSGMRCWERESDDWEWQLQKELALIQRQQHIQKQLLISEFHKQHQNLLRQHQAQLQEHVKALLALRQQQEVLSESHRLEVEEEPGQEEHEHVEEQEHQMNEQPPLLTNRKNERSRESATASTEVRQKLHDFLLSKLAKDPSVGSPGQPLPHPSKIWYMATQHMSMEQSSPPLGETPPTFKSPLPSSPETRGDFPLRKTASEPNLKVRSRLKQKVSERRSGPIQRRRDGSVLVAPHRIRGLEPSDTSANDSTPGSGSSSPIGFCSTENVTSHRPSAIHLEPRLLKSEGSLALLTLYSSPSLPNLTLGLQSAASPPTAATALKERPGKPTPRQSLGAVPPVSLETKVNNSQQALLQHILMKDHMRQQKMLPPGNSAVPALPVSPLVLKDRSTSSSRPRLPRQHRPLNRTQSAPLPHSTLAHLVLQQQHHSFVEKQKQLHQQVHLSQILRQPSTHLTEDDDKATMGDVLPPGGVIRHHGLSSTGGGNRGHTLIETQFTGIKVKEEHLSDSDAEMEEGGRRKDGENCRLLTEMKSEAEEGGAMTED
- the LOC114769916 gene encoding histone deacetylase 9-B-like isoform X3, which encodes MASPEQTGVSTAAGGAAVQSGMRCWERESDDWEWQLQKELALIQRQQHIQKQLLISEFHKQHQNLLRQHQAQLQEHVKALLALRQQQEVLSESHRLEVEEEPGQEEHEHVEEQEHQMNEQPPLLTNRKNERSRESATASTEVRQKLHDFLLSKLAKDPSVGSPGQPLPHPSKIWYMATQHMSMEQSSPPLGETPPTFKSPLPSSPETRGDFPLRKTASEPNLKVRSRLKQKVSERRSGPIQRRRDGSVLVAPHRIRGLEPSDTSANDSTPGSGSSSPIGFCSTENVTSHRPSAIHLEPRLLKSEGSLALLTLYSSPSLPNLTLGLQSAASPPTAATALKERPGKPTPRQSLGAVPPVSLETKVNNSQQALLQHILMKDHMRQQKMLPPGNSAVPALPVSPLVLKDRSTSSSRPRLPRQHRPLNRTQSAPLPHSTLAHLVLQQQHHSFVEKQKQLHQQVHLSQILRQPSTHLTEDDDKATMGDVLPPGGVIRHHGLSSTGGGNRGHTLIETQFTGIKVKEEHLSDSDAEMEEGGRRKDGENCRLLTEMKSEAEEGGAMTED